The Edaphobacter sp. 12200R-103 genome contains a region encoding:
- the fliS gene encoding flagellar export chaperone FliS yields the protein MEQNYQQQILMGATGVDLILALYDGLTRFLYHAIQCAEEKDVTGRRIAVSRALDILMYLQARLRPDLAGSTAQSLSDFYAAMFTLALEASHYESVEQFQEVIASVRNVRDAWLVAARDPDANRVLPRELRTKEELFATPLPPAIAAEESQASRWSA from the coding sequence ATGGAACAGAACTATCAGCAGCAGATCCTGATGGGAGCTACCGGAGTGGATTTAATTCTCGCCCTCTACGACGGCCTGACCCGCTTTCTCTATCATGCCATTCAATGCGCCGAGGAGAAGGATGTCACGGGACGCCGGATCGCAGTGAGCCGCGCTCTCGATATTCTGATGTACCTGCAGGCAAGACTGCGTCCTGATCTTGCCGGAAGCACTGCCCAATCGCTTTCGGACTTTTACGCCGCCATGTTCACGCTGGCTCTCGAAGCCTCGCACTATGAATCCGTAGAGCAGTTTCAGGAGGTCATCGCCTCGGTACGAAACGTGCGTGACGCGTGGCTGGTAGCGGCCAGAGACCCGGACGCCAATCGCGTTCTGCCGCGGGAGCTGCGCACAAAAGAAGAGCTATTCGCCACGCCTCTTCCCCCGGCGATTGCGGCCGAGGAGTCCCAGGCTTCGCGATGGTCCGCATAG